Proteins encoded together in one Ferroglobus placidus DSM 10642 window:
- a CDS encoding ABC transporter substrate-binding protein, with product MRYKPGTTELETYLAESYEIQEGGKVYVFHLRKDLKFADGTPCTAKDFERSIKRVMKIGGDPSWLVTDFVEDVQAVDDYTLKFVLKKPVAYFLALTATPPYFPVHPNYKPDEIDPDQTAGGVGPYKIVKWVRDQELVLEANENFFGEKPKTERIIIKFYADATTLRLAIEKGEIDIAWRTLNPVDLESLKKKSGLKVYEVPGGAIRYLVLNGNETYGYPTANKLVRQAIAAAIDREDISKRVYLGTWAPLYSLVPMGMWSHIDAFKEKYGDGNIEMARQLLQQAGYSEENKLKIELWWTPTHYGDTEKDLAQVLKEQLEATGMIEVELKSAEWSTYVDYARKGAMMASLFGWYPDYIDPDDYTTPFLKSGANRWLGYPYSNPEVDELLEKASVETDQAKRAEYYKEVQRILAEDAPIVPLVQGQLSLVAKENIGGITLDPTMIFRYYTLYWEE from the coding sequence ATGAGGTACAAGCCCGGAACCACGGAGCTCGAAACTTACTTGGCTGAAAGCTACGAAATACAAGAAGGCGGAAAGGTTTACGTCTTCCACCTCAGGAAAGACTTGAAATTTGCCGATGGAACGCCTTGTACAGCTAAGGACTTTGAGAGGAGCATAAAGAGGGTTATGAAGATAGGCGGCGACCCTTCGTGGCTCGTAACGGACTTCGTTGAGGACGTTCAAGCTGTAGACGACTACACTCTCAAGTTCGTCCTGAAGAAGCCTGTAGCTTACTTCTTGGCTTTAACAGCCACTCCGCCTTACTTCCCGGTGCATCCGAACTACAAACCTGATGAGATCGATCCCGATCAAACGGCTGGAGGAGTTGGACCGTACAAGATAGTCAAGTGGGTTAGAGATCAGGAGCTCGTGCTTGAAGCAAACGAGAACTTCTTCGGAGAGAAACCGAAGACCGAGAGGATAATCATCAAGTTCTACGCAGACGCAACAACGTTGAGACTTGCAATTGAGAAGGGTGAAATCGACATAGCTTGGAGAACTCTAAATCCCGTAGACCTCGAATCTCTCAAGAAGAAGAGCGGGCTTAAGGTTTACGAAGTACCGGGTGGAGCGATAAGGTATCTTGTCTTAAACGGTAACGAAACCTACGGCTATCCGACTGCCAACAAACTCGTTAGGCAGGCTATTGCCGCTGCAATAGACAGAGAAGACATCTCGAAGAGAGTTTACCTCGGCACGTGGGCTCCCCTTTACTCACTCGTTCCCATGGGAATGTGGAGCCACATTGACGCTTTCAAAGAGAAGTACGGAGACGGAAACATAGAGATGGCAAGGCAGCTGTTGCAACAAGCCGGATACAGCGAGGAGAACAAGTTAAAGATCGAGCTCTGGTGGACCCCCACACACTACGGCGACACGGAAAAAGACCTCGCTCAGGTTTTGAAAGAGCAGCTCGAAGCTACCGGAATGATAGAGGTTGAGTTGAAGAGTGCCGAGTGGTCAACCTACGTTGATTACGCAAGAAAGGGAGCTATGATGGCATCTCTCTTCGGCTGGTATCCAGATTACATCGATCCCGACGACTACACGACTCCGTTCCTAAAGAGCGGAGCAAACAGGTGGCTCGGATATCCGTACAGCAACCCAGAGGTTGATGAGTTGCTCGAGAAAGCTTCGGTGGAGACGGATCAGGCTAAGAGAGCGGAGTACTATAAGGAAGTGCAGAGAATACTTGCAGAAGACGCACCCATAGTTCCTCTCGTCCAGGGGCAGCTATCCCTTGTTGCCAAGGAGAACATAGGCGGAATCACTCTTGATCCGACGATGATATTCAGGTACTACACTCTGTATTGGGAGGAGTGA
- a CDS encoding ABC transporter permease yields MSSLRTYVITRALLVIPTVLILLTVVFFILRILPGDPIAAMVGQKVPPEVLEKLRKEAGLDKPIVVQYVEYLYNIAHGNFGKSLIWGRRPVIEEIADRFPATLELTIFGFTISVLIGIVTGSIAAFRRGSKIDASLRLYSVLAYTLFIPWFGMLLQMVFGVYLGLLPIGGRIDAGLAPERITGLYVIDSLLTLNFDALVSALSHLILPSITLGIVLSGAYTRIVRNNLIDVLHQDFIMAYRARGVRERKVIFHAMKNAFIPVVTLMGLQFAILLAGAVLTETTFSWPGMGTFLLERIQYRDYTSVQGAIVFYALFVALISLIVDVIYALLDPRVRY; encoded by the coding sequence ATGTCTTCTCTAAGAACGTACGTAATCACGAGGGCATTGCTTGTAATCCCAACTGTGCTAATTTTGCTCACCGTAGTCTTCTTTATCCTCAGAATTCTTCCCGGCGACCCTATAGCGGCGATGGTTGGGCAGAAAGTTCCGCCAGAAGTTCTGGAAAAACTCAGAAAGGAAGCTGGTTTGGACAAGCCAATAGTCGTTCAGTACGTCGAATACCTCTACAACATAGCCCATGGAAACTTCGGCAAGTCTTTAATCTGGGGTAGAAGACCGGTAATAGAGGAAATAGCTGATAGATTTCCCGCAACGCTCGAACTGACTATTTTCGGTTTCACTATAAGCGTTCTTATTGGCATAGTTACAGGCTCAATAGCTGCTTTTAGAAGGGGCTCGAAAATAGATGCCTCTCTCAGACTTTACAGCGTTTTAGCTTACACTCTCTTCATCCCGTGGTTTGGTATGCTTTTGCAGATGGTTTTCGGAGTTTACCTCGGACTTTTACCTATAGGCGGCAGAATAGATGCCGGTTTAGCTCCGGAGAGAATCACCGGACTTTACGTTATCGACAGCTTGCTGACTTTAAATTTCGACGCTTTAGTCAGCGCCCTAAGTCACCTAATTTTGCCTTCAATAACCCTTGGAATAGTCCTAAGCGGAGCTTACACGAGAATAGTGAGAAACAACCTGATAGATGTGTTGCATCAGGACTTCATAATGGCTTACAGGGCGAGGGGAGTTAGGGAAAGGAAGGTGATATTTCACGCGATGAAAAACGCTTTCATTCCGGTAGTAACGCTGATGGGTTTGCAGTTTGCAATTCTCTTGGCTGGAGCAGTTTTGACCGAAACGACTTTTTCATGGCCCGGGATGGGAACTTTTCTCCTCGAAAGAATTCAGTACAGAGACTACACTTCCGTTCAAGGGGCTATAGTGTTCTACGCTCTTTTCGTCGCTTTGATTAGCTTGATAGTCGATGTGATATACGCTTTGCTCGATCCGAGGGTGAGGTACTGA
- a CDS encoding ABC transporter permease, producing MSNRMLYAGLAIISAVVFMAVFAPFIAPYDPTKSTGDVLQPPSAKHIMGTDNLGRDIFSRVVYGARVVLIVVFSASLLSMLVGVPLGLISGYYGGKLDRVLSMIMDSLYAFPSLILAIAIAAVLGPSVFNAMVAIAVVYIPTYFRMIRGQTLSIKTRLFVEAAKVSGASNARILRKYIFPNVATTVIVVFSLSVADAIITEAGLSFLGFIVTAPTPDWGFDLSSGKPYLPAGYWWMITFPGLMVMLLSLGFALVGEALSERYLAREER from the coding sequence ATGAGCAACAGAATGCTTTATGCGGGACTTGCTATAATTTCCGCCGTGGTGTTCATGGCAGTCTTTGCTCCTTTCATAGCCCCCTACGATCCAACAAAATCAACTGGGGACGTTTTACAGCCGCCGAGTGCAAAGCACATAATGGGGACCGACAACCTCGGGAGAGACATATTTTCGAGGGTTGTTTACGGTGCGAGAGTCGTGCTTATCGTTGTTTTCTCCGCATCTCTCCTTTCGATGCTTGTTGGAGTCCCTCTCGGCCTGATCTCGGGATACTACGGTGGAAAACTCGATAGAGTTCTTTCGATGATAATGGACAGTCTTTACGCTTTTCCGAGTCTAATCTTGGCTATAGCCATAGCTGCTGTTTTAGGACCGAGCGTTTTCAACGCTATGGTTGCGATAGCTGTCGTTTACATCCCAACGTACTTCAGAATGATTCGAGGACAAACGCTGTCGATAAAAACGAGGTTGTTCGTGGAAGCGGCAAAAGTTTCTGGAGCGAGCAACGCGAGAATTCTGAGAAAGTACATATTTCCCAACGTAGCTACGACGGTCATCGTTGTTTTCTCTTTAAGCGTTGCTGATGCTATCATCACCGAAGCCGGTTTAAGCTTTCTCGGGTTTATAGTAACTGCACCAACTCCGGACTGGGGCTTCGATTTAAGCTCGGGCAAACCCTACCTTCCGGCTGGCTACTGGTGGATGATTACGTTTCCCGGTTTAATGGTCATGCTTCTCTCTCTCGGCTTCGCTCTGGTTGGCGAAGCTTTAAGCGAGAGATACCTTGCGAGGGAGGAGAGATGA
- a CDS encoding ABC transporter ATP-binding protein, which translates to MIIEVKDLVTEFKTSRGILKALDRVSLNVNKGEFVGIVGESGCGKSTLAYSIMRLIRKPGRIVSGSIIFEGKDLLKLSEEEMRKIRGKDIGMVFQDPMTSLDPLERIGDQFVEMLTEHGVDEEEAEEIAKKSLENVGLPAEMFHNYPHQLSGGQRQRVVIAMAVAMNPKLLIADEPTTALDVIVQEKIMDLLEELKKGERSILLITHDFSLAAERSDKIAVMYAGWIVEYGDAERVVSEPLHPYSAGLISSVPDLWLDREIKPLPGSPPDLVNPPEGCRFRDRCPKAMEICKKEPVTVSVGDRIVKCWLYGEGNVES; encoded by the coding sequence ATGATAATCGAAGTAAAAGATCTCGTCACTGAATTCAAAACGAGCAGAGGAATTTTGAAAGCGTTGGATAGAGTCAGCTTGAATGTTAATAAAGGAGAGTTCGTCGGAATCGTTGGAGAATCCGGCTGCGGGAAAAGCACCCTCGCTTATTCGATAATGAGGTTGATCAGGAAACCCGGAAGAATAGTTTCGGGTAGCATAATTTTCGAAGGTAAGGATTTGCTGAAGTTAAGCGAGGAGGAGATGAGAAAAATCAGAGGGAAGGACATAGGGATGGTTTTTCAAGACCCTATGACGAGTCTCGATCCTTTGGAAAGGATTGGGGATCAGTTCGTTGAAATGCTGACCGAGCACGGAGTTGATGAGGAAGAGGCTGAGGAAATTGCCAAGAAATCGCTCGAAAATGTTGGCTTGCCGGCTGAGATGTTCCACAACTACCCCCATCAGCTCAGCGGTGGGCAAAGGCAGAGAGTTGTTATAGCGATGGCCGTGGCGATGAATCCGAAGCTTTTAATAGCTGACGAACCCACTACAGCTCTTGACGTCATAGTTCAGGAGAAGATTATGGATTTGCTGGAGGAGCTAAAGAAAGGAGAGAGGTCGATTTTGCTCATAACTCACGATTTCAGTCTTGCGGCTGAGAGAAGTGACAAAATAGCTGTGATGTACGCTGGATGGATAGTAGAATATGGAGATGCGGAGAGGGTAGTTAGCGAACCGCTACATCCTTATTCTGCTGGCTTGATATCTTCGGTTCCAGATCTATGGCTTGACAGAGAAATTAAGCCCCTCCCCGGCTCTCCTCCGGACCTCGTGAACCCTCCGGAGGGATGTAGGTTTAGAGACAGGTGTCCTAAAGCGATGGAAATATGTAAGAAGGAGCCGGTCACAGTTAGTGTTGGAGACAGAATCGTGAAATGCTGGTTGTACGGTGAGGGAAATGTTGAGAGTTGA
- a CDS encoding ABC transporter ATP-binding protein: MLRVENLKKYFPVQKSFIEMLFARKLEFIRAVDGVSFEVDRGEVLCLVGESGCGKTTTGRMIVKLEEPSDGKIIFKGRDITHLEGEELREIRRHIQMVFQDPYASLNPRMTIGEHLVDPLLIHDLATRVEAEEIAKDMLNKVGLPAEQFFNRFPHQLSGGQRQRVAIARAMILEPEFVVADEPVSQIDVSLRAAILELLLRFKRELNQSMIFITHDLSITRVIGDRIAVMYLGKIVEMGEVNSIVKRPMHPYTAALLSAVPSFVKKKLRIDVIGEIANPREIPKGCRYSPRCPFAKDVCRKEEPELEKVEDRFVACHFPLDVEF; encoded by the coding sequence ATGTTGAGAGTTGAGAACCTCAAAAAGTACTTTCCCGTTCAGAAATCTTTCATAGAGATGCTGTTTGCGAGAAAACTTGAGTTTATTAGGGCTGTTGACGGAGTGAGTTTCGAAGTAGATAGAGGAGAGGTTCTGTGCCTTGTTGGGGAATCCGGCTGCGGGAAAACCACAACCGGAAGAATGATCGTAAAGCTTGAGGAGCCGAGCGACGGAAAGATAATTTTCAAGGGGAGAGATATAACGCATTTGGAAGGGGAAGAGCTTAGGGAGATAAGAAGGCATATCCAGATGGTTTTTCAGGACCCTTACGCTTCCCTCAATCCGAGAATGACGATAGGAGAGCATTTGGTCGATCCTCTTTTGATCCACGACCTCGCTACGAGGGTGGAAGCTGAGGAAATAGCTAAAGACATGCTGAACAAGGTCGGTTTGCCAGCTGAACAGTTCTTCAACCGCTTTCCCCATCAGCTCAGCGGCGGACAGAGGCAGAGGGTTGCGATTGCAAGAGCTATGATCCTCGAACCGGAGTTCGTGGTGGCTGACGAGCCGGTTTCCCAGATAGACGTATCTTTGAGAGCGGCAATACTTGAACTTCTGCTGAGGTTTAAGAGGGAGCTGAACCAATCGATGATCTTTATAACTCACGATTTGAGCATAACGAGGGTTATTGGAGACAGAATAGCTGTAATGTACCTCGGAAAGATCGTGGAGATGGGAGAGGTTAACTCTATCGTAAAAAGACCAATGCATCCCTACACAGCAGCTTTACTCTCTGCTGTTCCTTCATTTGTGAAGAAAAAGTTGAGGATAGACGTAATTGGAGAAATAGCCAATCCGAGGGAAATCCCGAAAGGCTGTAGGTACTCTCCGAGGTGTCCCTTCGCAAAGGATGTTTGCAGAAAAGAAGAGCCAGAACTTGAAAAAGTCGAGGATAGGTTTGTTGCCTGCCACTTTCCGTTGGACGTTGAGTTTTAA
- a CDS encoding glutamate--tRNA ligase has translation MKELIVKHVVRNAAKYGKANEKAVIGKIIAENPELRSKAKELLEEIRKTIEWFESLSEEEKEELFRKYVEEKEERVEERKLPPLENVKGKVVMRFAPNPNGPPTLGSARGIVINHEYAKMYKGKFILRFDDTDPRTKRPMIEAYDWYLEDCEWLGAKPDEVVYASKRIPIYYEYAEKLIEMGKAYVCFCEREEFKKYKDAGEECPHRNTPAEDNLEFWRKMLEGEYKEGEAVLRIKTDMKHKDPAVRDWVAFRIIYESHPLVGDAYFVYPTLDFESAIEDHLLGVTHILRGKDLADSEKRQRYIYEYFGWEYPVVKLWGRVSIHEFGKLSTSSIKKAIEEGKFTGWDDPRLPTLKALRRRGFEPEAIRNFFISLGVGENDVSVSMKNLYAENRKIVDKKANRYFFVWDPVEIEIEGLEEREVEVPLHPNKKDKRVLKGERRVYLTRDDFERFKGKEVRLKDFCNILLRENFKAEFVSFELKEAKKGRNIIHWLPKSQALKCRVLGVERDYEGLVEDNVVKEVDKVVQFERFAFCRIEKASEESVLAIYTHP, from the coding sequence ATGAAAGAGCTGATTGTAAAGCACGTTGTTAGGAACGCTGCTAAATACGGAAAGGCGAACGAAAAAGCTGTAATTGGAAAGATAATTGCTGAAAATCCCGAATTGAGGAGCAAAGCTAAAGAACTTCTCGAAGAGATAAGAAAGACGATAGAGTGGTTCGAAAGTTTGAGTGAGGAAGAAAAGGAGGAGCTCTTCAGGAAATACGTTGAGGAGAAGGAAGAAAGAGTGGAGGAGAGAAAACTTCCTCCCCTCGAAAACGTGAAAGGTAAAGTAGTCATGCGCTTCGCCCCAAATCCGAACGGTCCTCCAACCCTCGGCTCGGCAAGAGGGATAGTGATCAACCACGAGTACGCGAAAATGTACAAAGGAAAGTTCATACTTCGCTTCGACGACACCGACCCGAGAACTAAAAGACCGATGATCGAAGCCTACGACTGGTACTTAGAGGATTGCGAGTGGCTCGGAGCGAAGCCGGATGAAGTTGTTTACGCTTCGAAGAGAATTCCCATTTACTACGAATACGCTGAAAAGCTCATAGAAATGGGAAAAGCCTACGTTTGCTTTTGCGAGAGGGAGGAGTTTAAGAAATACAAAGACGCGGGAGAAGAGTGTCCCCACAGGAACACTCCTGCAGAAGACAACCTCGAATTCTGGAGAAAGATGCTCGAAGGTGAATACAAAGAAGGAGAAGCGGTTTTAAGGATAAAAACCGATATGAAGCACAAGGATCCGGCTGTTAGGGACTGGGTCGCCTTCAGAATAATTTACGAGTCTCACCCACTTGTTGGCGACGCTTACTTCGTCTACCCCACCCTCGACTTCGAATCTGCTATAGAAGACCATTTGCTCGGTGTAACCCACATACTGAGGGGAAAGGATCTGGCTGATTCGGAGAAGAGGCAGAGGTACATCTACGAATACTTCGGCTGGGAGTATCCGGTCGTGAAGCTCTGGGGAAGGGTGAGCATCCACGAGTTCGGAAAGTTGTCGACGAGCAGCATAAAAAAGGCGATAGAAGAGGGCAAATTTACCGGCTGGGACGATCCGAGATTGCCGACTCTAAAGGCTTTGAGAAGGAGGGGATTCGAGCCGGAAGCCATAAGGAACTTCTTCATCTCCCTCGGCGTTGGAGAAAACGACGTGAGCGTGAGCATGAAAAACCTCTACGCTGAGAACAGAAAGATAGTTGACAAAAAAGCTAACAGATACTTCTTCGTCTGGGATCCAGTAGAGATAGAAATAGAGGGGCTGGAAGAGAGAGAAGTGGAAGTTCCGCTTCATCCAAACAAAAAAGATAAGAGAGTTCTGAAAGGGGAGAGAAGAGTTTACCTAACGAGAGACGACTTCGAGAGGTTTAAAGGTAAGGAAGTAAGGCTGAAGGACTTCTGCAACATACTTTTGAGGGAGAACTTCAAAGCCGAATTCGTAAGCTTCGAGCTTAAAGAGGCTAAGAAAGGAAGGAACATAATTCACTGGCTTCCCAAAAGTCAGGCTTTGAAATGCAGAGTTCTCGGAGTGGAAAGAGATTACGAAGGTTTAGTTGAGGACAACGTCGTCAAGGAGGTTGACAAGGTCGTCCAGTTCGAGAGGTTTGCGTTCTGCAGAATAGAGAAGGCGAGTGAAGAGAGCGTTCTGGCGATATACACGCACCCGTAG
- a CDS encoding polyprenyl synthetase family protein translates to MIVEEIKKRAEIVNDEIKKFLPVKEPEKLYKAARHLINAGGKRLRPVLSLIACEAIERDYRKILPAAVAIEVVHNFTLIHDDIMDEDELRRGVKTVHTIYGVPTAILAGDTLFAEAFKIMSYCEVESENLVNGMRKLAEVCVEICEGQQMDIEFEEREFVSEEEYLEMVRKKTSVLIALSSSIPAILFGEKKYEKALWNYGINAGIAFQIKDDILDLLGKEKIGKDWGSDLVEGKKTLIVIKAFEEGVELESFGKGKAEIEVIERDVKKLIECGAIEYAENKALEYLNKAREELKVLKNNEGRKLLEALAEFFVKRDY, encoded by the coding sequence ATGATAGTGGAAGAGATTAAGAAGAGGGCAGAAATCGTGAACGATGAGATTAAGAAATTCCTTCCGGTAAAAGAGCCCGAAAAACTTTACAAGGCTGCAAGACATTTGATTAACGCCGGAGGAAAGAGGCTAAGACCGGTTCTATCTTTAATAGCCTGCGAAGCCATAGAGAGAGACTACAGAAAAATTTTACCAGCGGCGGTGGCTATAGAGGTCGTACACAACTTCACCCTAATTCACGACGACATAATGGACGAAGACGAGCTGAGAAGGGGAGTAAAGACCGTCCACACCATCTACGGAGTGCCAACAGCTATTTTAGCCGGAGACACGCTCTTTGCCGAGGCTTTCAAAATCATGAGTTACTGCGAGGTTGAAAGCGAGAACTTAGTTAACGGAATGAGGAAGCTTGCAGAAGTCTGCGTTGAAATATGCGAAGGTCAGCAGATGGACATAGAGTTCGAGGAGAGGGAGTTCGTTAGTGAAGAGGAGTACTTGGAAATGGTTAGAAAAAAGACTTCCGTTCTCATAGCTTTGTCTTCCTCGATTCCAGCCATCCTTTTCGGAGAGAAGAAATACGAAAAAGCTCTGTGGAATTACGGAATCAACGCGGGAATCGCTTTTCAAATCAAAGACGACATCCTCGACCTCCTCGGAAAGGAAAAGATCGGAAAGGATTGGGGAAGCGACCTCGTTGAGGGAAAGAAGACGCTTATAGTTATAAAAGCCTTCGAAGAGGGAGTCGAGCTTGAAAGCTTCGGAAAGGGGAAGGCTGAGATCGAAGTAATTGAGAGGGACGTTAAAAAGCTCATAGAGTGCGGAGCTATAGAGTACGCGGAAAATAAAGCTCTTGAATATCTGAACAAAGCGAGAGAAGAACTGAAAGTTCTCAAGAATAACGAAGGGAGAAAGCTGCTTGAAGCTCTTGCGGAATTCTTCGTAAAGAGGGATTACTGA
- the fni gene encoding type 2 isopentenyl-diphosphate Delta-isomerase: protein METKRRKFEHIRICLEENVESSYTGFEDVMLIHKALPEVDYDKISLEIEFLGKKLNAPIIIAGMTGGHPETKRINENLAAAAEEFKIGIGVGSQRAGIEDDSLVDTYAIVREKAPNAFVIANIGISQLLESGVEYAEKAVEMIDADALAIHLNFLQEAVQPEGDKKAEGAKEALEEACSLKVPIIAKETGAGISREVAFELREAGVSAIDVGGKGGTSWSAVEVFRIKDDVMREVALDFWDWGIPTAFCVAEVHDILPTIATGGIRSGIDVAKALALGAEAAGIALPFLKPATISEEEVKRKVKYFVESLKTAMFLTGCKSVKDLRKAPLFITGKFREWLEFREISVEVFARRR from the coding sequence ATGGAAACGAAAAGGAGGAAGTTCGAGCACATAAGGATTTGTCTTGAGGAGAACGTCGAATCATCCTATACCGGCTTCGAAGACGTCATGCTTATCCACAAAGCTCTGCCGGAAGTCGATTACGATAAAATTTCTCTCGAAATCGAATTTCTCGGAAAAAAGCTTAACGCTCCCATAATAATTGCCGGAATGACCGGTGGACACCCGGAGACGAAAAGAATTAACGAGAATTTGGCTGCAGCTGCTGAGGAATTTAAAATTGGAATCGGCGTAGGAAGCCAGAGGGCTGGGATCGAGGACGATAGTCTTGTAGATACTTACGCAATCGTGAGGGAAAAGGCTCCAAACGCTTTCGTCATAGCCAATATAGGGATATCCCAGCTGCTTGAAAGCGGTGTAGAGTATGCGGAAAAAGCTGTAGAGATGATCGACGCTGACGCTTTAGCGATTCACCTGAACTTTTTGCAGGAAGCGGTTCAGCCGGAGGGCGATAAAAAGGCTGAAGGAGCTAAAGAAGCTCTCGAAGAAGCGTGCAGCTTGAAAGTTCCGATTATAGCTAAAGAGACAGGAGCAGGAATTTCGAGAGAAGTAGCCTTCGAGCTGAGGGAGGCGGGAGTTTCAGCTATAGACGTCGGAGGGAAGGGAGGAACGAGTTGGAGTGCTGTAGAGGTTTTCAGAATAAAGGACGACGTTATGAGAGAAGTCGCTTTAGACTTCTGGGACTGGGGAATTCCCACCGCTTTCTGCGTTGCCGAAGTGCACGACATCCTGCCGACGATAGCCACTGGAGGGATAAGAAGCGGGATCGACGTTGCAAAAGCTCTCGCGTTAGGAGCTGAAGCGGCGGGAATCGCTCTACCCTTTTTAAAGCCAGCCACCATTAGCGAGGAAGAGGTGAAGAGGAAGGTTAAGTATTTCGTGGAAAGTTTAAAAACAGCGATGTTCCTCACCGGCTGTAAGAGCGTGAAAGATCTCAGAAAAGCCCCCCTTTTCATCACCGGAAAGTTCAGAGAGTGGCTCGAATTCAGAGAGATAAGTGTTGAGGTGTTCGCAAGGAGGAGGTAG
- a CDS encoding TatD family hydrolase encodes MELFDSHIHSEGRSVKDLAKMSDHGIKHAVSCAFYPIRPLFAETLIDLFRKLIEYERERGKKAGMNIYAAIGIHPRCIPREWDKALKFMEEVEGYIAFGEIGLEEASKEEVEVFKDQLKLAKKLDVPCIIHTPRRNKEAVAEKIFEILERIEFPEELCLIDHANAAVAEKALRKGYHVGLTVQPGKLSVEEAVEIVYNFGDEYFVANSDTGFSESDYLAVYKLWKELKNEKVLLKNAKRFFRI; translated from the coding sequence ATGGAGCTTTTCGATTCCCACATACACTCGGAGGGTAGAAGCGTAAAGGACCTTGCGAAAATGAGCGATCACGGAATAAAGCATGCGGTGAGCTGCGCATTCTATCCTATAAGACCTTTGTTTGCGGAAACGCTAATAGACCTTTTCAGGAAGCTTATAGAGTACGAAAGGGAGAGAGGAAAGAAGGCTGGAATGAACATTTACGCTGCAATAGGCATTCATCCGAGGTGCATTCCGAGGGAGTGGGATAAAGCTCTAAAGTTCATGGAAGAAGTGGAAGGCTACATAGCTTTCGGAGAGATAGGACTGGAGGAGGCGAGTAAAGAGGAGGTGGAGGTTTTTAAAGATCAACTCAAGCTCGCGAAAAAACTCGACGTTCCTTGCATAATCCACACCCCGAGGAGAAATAAAGAGGCTGTAGCTGAAAAAATCTTTGAAATTCTCGAAAGAATAGAGTTTCCGGAAGAGCTCTGCCTGATCGATCATGCGAATGCTGCTGTTGCTGAAAAAGCGTTGAGGAAAGGATACCACGTGGGTTTAACTGTCCAGCCGGGAAAGCTCAGCGTTGAAGAGGCTGTTGAAATAGTCTACAACTTCGGAGACGAATACTTCGTGGCTAACAGCGACACCGGATTTTCGGAGTCGGATTACCTGGCTGTCTACAAGCTTTGGAAGGAGTTGAAGAACGAGAAGGTTCTTCTCAAAAACGCGAAAAGGTTTTTCAGAATATAG
- a CDS encoding hemerythrin domain-containing protein — translation MTKNPFEILAVEHYPILQVASALAAMKTTHEINPEILKEAVNFIRNYADRYHHEKEEKVVFERTKKKRIDYSPIEAMEKEHEMTRGVVKQAVKALEEGKIEDAIVNLRNWANFIPNHIERENFVLFPALNNVFSEEEKEEILKEFERVDEELGSFEEMENLASKIFLEIVSKSGNAILEARAIPKEDRDDFVLKLAHALPKNAALTVLYDEKSEELEKKLDSFEIEEIKKRGVYAFKIKRRKDKD, via the coding sequence ATGACAAAGAATCCGTTTGAAATTCTCGCAGTAGAGCACTATCCGATACTCCAAGTAGCTTCGGCACTTGCTGCAATGAAAACAACTCACGAAATAAATCCAGAAATTTTGAAGGAAGCAGTTAATTTCATAAGAAATTATGCCGACAGATACCACCACGAAAAGGAAGAAAAAGTGGTTTTCGAGAGGACGAAGAAGAAGAGGATTGATTACTCTCCGATCGAGGCTATGGAAAAAGAGCACGAAATGACGAGAGGAGTTGTAAAGCAAGCTGTAAAAGCTCTCGAAGAAGGGAAGATCGAAGATGCTATTGTAAACCTCAGAAACTGGGCAAATTTCATCCCGAACCACATAGAAAGAGAAAATTTCGTGCTCTTTCCCGCTTTGAACAACGTATTTAGCGAGGAGGAAAAAGAGGAAATTTTAAAAGAGTTCGAAAGAGTTGACGAAGAGCTTGGAAGTTTTGAAGAGATGGAAAATCTCGCCAGCAAAATATTTCTCGAAATCGTTTCGAAGAGCGGAAACGCTATACTCGAAGCGAGGGCAATCCCGAAGGAGGATAGAGACGACTTCGTTCTAAAGCTCGCTCACGCTTTGCCGAAAAATGCCGCTTTAACGGTTTTGTACGACGAAAAAAGTGAAGAGCTTGAGAAGAAACTCGATTCGTTCGAAATTGAGGAGATAAAAAAGAGAGGGGTTTACGCCTTTAAAATTAAGAGGAGGAAAGACAAAGATTAA